Genomic window (Musa acuminata AAA Group cultivar baxijiao chromosome BXJ1-9, Cavendish_Baxijiao_AAA, whole genome shotgun sequence):
ACACCGCACTGCCGCCAATGACGGATCGGGTGGAAAGGGCGGGTGACTTAATAGCTGGTAGAAACAATTATTTGAGTCGTCTCTTAGTTTCTGGTGGCCGGCCTTTTAAAGCTTGATTAAAGAAGATGCAGTAGATAACAGCAACCTTAACAAGGAATGCAGGATCGACATAGCTGCGAATTAAcgcaatttatattttatttccaCCAAGAGGGGTTTACATCCGATGACAACTTTTAATAGATAgcgcatcaaacatcctgttgttCATCTTTGATGGCTCACTTGAatgcatatttcattacacctggGATATGAATGCTACTGAAGTAAGCCTCCCAGTCAATGTGCTTGGGATCAAAATCAAACATCTTGGCCTCTGCGTCGTCCTTCTTCATCGCCATCCTCAACCTCTCCATGTTTAGATCATCAAAGCTTCAAAATGTATTCAAGTCATTTACatgatttcttctttttaaaATGGCTttgttaattaaaaataataatcttgTACAAATCATCTTTAAATCAAGAAAAAGTATCCTACCATCCATCGAAGTAGGCGTAGGGTTTGTAAAGTTCAACAAGATACATCACGTACTTGTACTTCCGGTTGAGTTCATTGTATCCGCGAGCGATTCGTCCACAAGATAATAGATTGAATAggtgcattacctatcgagagcaGTCACAGTTCGCATGCAGAGTGAAGTAGGGCTATACATCAAAATGCGTTTGGCAGAATCGTGCAGAGCTGTATGTACGGACTGACCTCCAATGGCAGCTTGTATCTCAGAGTCATGAAGACGCGGAATCTGACCATGCTTTTGATGAAAGAAAGCCTCTTTGTCGGCATGACACTTCCATCTCTCCCGACGCGAGGGTTGGCAAGGAAGTAACGGAAGTGACAATGCTCCAGGGTGGCGTATGTCACTGGATTTCTCACGGACGAGCCCATGTGGTAGATGAACTCGGCCTGCTGCTTCGAGTGAGCTGCCATGGTCGCCATCATCGCATTCACCACCATGTCCCCGGGCACCTGCATCATTAGGATCATCTCAGAACGATAATACCCAAAAAAAAGTGTGGATTGCTGATGGGTATGTGGGTCGAAGCTTTGTTCGGACGAGAGAACGAACCACGTCCATGATGACATCGAGATCTCCAAAGAAGCATGTGATCTTCCCCTTCGCGTAACCTATGATTACGCTGTCGATCGTTCTGCACAACAACCACCACACACCGGCTGTAGCTCTAAGGTGACAGTGCAAATCTAAAACGCAGCGACTCCATCGACTGGAGTCAtgttagatagatagatagataccgtGTTCCTTCGACCCAACCCGGCAGTGGATCACTCTGAACGCTTGTTATGATCGTTGGGCGTAAAATTACCATCGGCAGATCTCCTCTCGAGTGTCCAAGCAACATCTCACCCATCGCTTTGGTGAAAACGTAGGTGTTTGGCCAACCAAACAACTTAGCCCTTTGGGATGCAAGAGATTTGGAACGAAGAGAGATCAGCTCAATGGCTCAATCTATGAGATTAGGAGGACGAGCGACGATAAGGGTCAAACCTGTTTATCCCCAGTTCCTTCATGGCTAGCTTCTCTGCTTCCTCGGTCGCGTCCTCTGCACGGAGctccctcttcttcttgtccGCCAAGCTTAGTTCTGCTTCAATGTCCAAGTAGGAGTCCCCCGTGAGGGTCTCTCCCATGAGAaacttcttctccaagatcagtccGCTTTGCACGCCAGCTACATAAGCTGGCAACGAGTGGAAGATGAGATCGTTGCAAGTTATTAATATGCACAAAATCTTATGTCATGTGTTAGAATGGTATCTTGAATCAACTCGAAATGCAACGTACCGGTAGAAACATGGAGAAGCATTTGTAGCCTAACACATCGTTTGGCAAATTCCAAAATATGCTTGGCTCCGAGGACATTGATGCCCAACGCAACATCATATCTGTGAGTTATCAAGTAAATTTCGCTAGCAAGAGTCGCAACCTTGAGATCACATCTTTGTTTGTTTTGTCCGATTACCTCTCATCAAAGTTGGTGGTTGCAGCTACATTGACAACAACCTCTACTTCCTTCCACAAGTTTCTTCGGAGATCAGAGTCATGTATTCCTAAATCTTCCTGGACTATGTCGCCAGCCAGAGGAACAAGTTTGCTCGCAACAAATGAATGGAACCCGTCGCCGTGTTTGTCTTTTAGAACCTTAAATAAATCCTTTTCTAGTATctataatgaaaagaaaaagatgattaATTCCAAGAGTTGAACAATCAGAAAATACATATGCACAAGTAAACCGTAAGTAGAATTAAGCCTAATTTCTAGACTCATGAATCTGAACCTAAGTTTTTGGTGCAAgcgaaagagaagaggaagaggtatATTTCTTGCACGTAACTTTGGTAAGCCAAAAACTTGTAGCTTGTGTGTCCATTAAGCTTCAAtgacaaaaaagaaagaagaaacccCTTTGAGGAGGAGGAGTTGCACCTCAGTTTGCACACGCCGGTTGGCGGATGCGGCATCACCGGCTCTGACGAGGAGGAACAGCTTCTTGACCTCGGGTTGAACCCTCAGCACCTTCTCCACGAATACTTTCATCCCAAACCAACAACGAAAACAAGCAGAACACACACAAAGATCAGTAAAGATTGTAAAGCACATTTTGATGTTTTCCAAGAGATGTTTGTGTGAGAGGAGTACTTTTTGCCAGGAAGCCAGTGGATCCAGTGACCAGAATGCTCTTGTTCTTGAAGAACTTCACGATTCGTATGCTTTCCATGTCGCTGCTCTCGAGAGCGAAGCCTCTGTACGTGtttgtgtagagagagagagagagagagagatggtttgGGACACCTGAGCGAGGGATGCATATAAATAGTACTGTGGGTGCGGTGATTGATCGTACTGCCACGACGACTTACAATGATTGATCGTAACTTGAAACGGCGGACCATGTCGTGTCAACTCATCATTAAGATGCATGCTTTCCTAAGCTTTCTGTGTTGTGTATAACATGATCAGCAATCAAGAATTCAATGAGGTGGGGCTTCAACCTACCATGATTTATACTTTGTTTCTCAGACCTCGTACGCCTTGGTTCACAACCTTATACTGCATGAGTCTCACATCAGGTCATGCACATGATCACACGGTTGTCAGATCTCTACAACATTGCATGTATAGATACATGCAACGACATTGTTGTAATCTGGAATGTTGTTGCATGTATGCGCGTATATAGGTGAAGGAACTGCCGGTGGCATGTGGTAAACTGCCGGTGCTCAGTTGGTACGAGGCACCGGCCAAAGGGCAAACTGCCGGTGCTCCAAATGTCACATGTGGTGTTTGATGCCACCAACTATAGGTATGAAATTAAAGGCCGGCTATCATTGAAGATGGTTGTTAGGTCGAGTATTATCAGATGGCTGGCCATCGTTCTCATGAAAAGTAGTCGCCATTTTGATCAAGGGTTGTTTAGGGGAATTCTAATTGACATTTGAGTCAGGTTGATTTAGCTGTGATATGAAAATATAGGGATATCTAAAGAATTATCATAGCGATTTTAGTGTAGGGATATCTAAAGAACTATTATAGCGGTCGTAGTGCAACTAAGGTGACTTTGATATGGTATATGTATAACTCTAATATATTCGACGTAGTCTAAAAGTCGATTCGAGATGGAATCCCAATTATCAGTGGGGTTCCTGCACAAAGGCTAACGTCGAGAAGAGTTTTTCGACCCAACCCCTCCGATGTTGGGGATCTTTTGTAACAATTTCAATGTCCCGCCTTTGACGTTTTGTCCACAGGGGCGACAAAAGGATGGACAAACTAGAATGATCTCCTGTAGATTATTGTCTATAAAGGTTAATAAGATCAGCTTGAATGACCTCTCATGAATTATTGTCTATGGGGGTTGACATGCTATAACAACCCTCACGTTATCGCCTAGTGGAGGGTGAGTTAGCCCTCTTCTTTTATGTCAGCACCCTTGGGGTGATTGATTGGAAGATAGAGACTGGTTGTCAAAATATTTCCTATTATTTGTCCCGTTACGAATGTATGCTCCAGGACTCTAATATGAGAGATCCAGAGCATGGTTCTAAAAGTCGTTCTTCTATCCTCGGTATAGGTTGGACCTTTTTGATCCTTATGCCTTAGGCACGATCGATCTAGGGCCTCCATCAGGGCGGATCTACCTGCATGGGTTAAGCTTTTTTGATTCACATGCCTCAAGCGGATTTAGCTTTACACCTTTGCTATAGCAGATTTATCTTGGTGTAGGTTGGGTGTTCCCGACTCACTTAACTTGGGTGCATTTGgctttgtagggaaatctaggggtgacatcacatgcacagcggaagaacagaaaataaaaaaccTCAAATTTCCTTAAAAAAAGTGTTTATCGTCGTGCAAAAATTGATGTGCAAAATTCGTGAAACTAAAAACtacatgtgagatagttatgttacttaggaagatcgtatatccttgaatcccaacATATATGtacgagaggatgaagaaggttaagtgtcctcctctctagcggtgatccacatagtagggctgcgacaatgctcctcgaatcgctgcctaaatctccacacctgctatctgaggaggagaagaggagaggagaatagaaggtcgtaaccaagaaacctctagcatatgggtctttggttctctcctatttatagaggtctcttgtcaacttaatcctaatgaatcctgccctattgggtgttagatcttcatccaactatccaagtcacttagattactggatctctatccaataatctctcattggctcttattggatctcatctattagatccaataatttaagagcttattagatatccaataagatagaggctccgactgatatctcatatc
Coding sequences:
- the LOC103999397 gene encoding fatty acyl-CoA reductase 1-like, which translates into the protein MESIRIVKFFKNKSILVTGSTGFLAKIFVEKVLRVQPEVKKLFLLVRAGDAASANRRVQTEILEKDLFKVLKDKHGDGFHSFVASKLVPLAGDIVQEDLGIHDSDLRRNLWKEVEVVVNVAATTNFDERYDVALGINVLGAKHILEFAKRCVRLQMLLHVSTAYVAGVQSGLILEKKFLMGETLTGDSYLDIEAELSLADKKKRELRAEDATEEAEKLAMKELGINRAKLFGWPNTYVFTKAMGEMLLGHSRGDLPMVILRPTIITSVQSDPLPGWVEGTRTIDSVIIGYAKGKITCFFGDLDVIMDVVPGDMVVNAMMATMAAHSKQQAEFIYHMGSSVRNPVTYATLEHCHFRYFLANPRVGRDGSVMPTKRLSFIKSMVRFRVFMTLRYKLPLEVMHLFNLLSCGRIARGYNELNRKYKYVMYLVELYKPYAYFDGCFDDLNMERLRMAMKKDDAEAKMFDFDPKHIDWEAYFSSIHIPGVMKYAFK